In the genome of Bremerella sp. JC817, the window ACCAACGCGGCATCCGGTCGATCGCCTCGGTGTGGATCCAGAACTGGTAGATCAGGTTGAACCCGCCGCAGATGGCGATCATCACCGGATGGAACCCCAGCAGCACCAGCGGCAGGGTAAAGACGAAACCCAGTGTCAGGAACCCGGTCCAGCTTTGCCGAAGCGCGGTGCTGAGATTGTAATGCTGGCTCGAATGATGGTTCACGTGGCTGGCCCAGAACCAGCGGACGCGGTGGCCGAAGCGATGCGACCAGTAATAGGCGAGATCGTCCAGCACAAAGCAGAGCGGCCAGGCCCACCAGACCGTCCACCACTGTTCGCCGAAGTCGAACACCCTGAACTGGTAGAGCCACAGGAACAGGCCGAAACCGAGCAGGCCGACCAGCGCCCCGACGACCGTGCTGCCGAGACCGAT includes:
- a CDS encoding sterol desaturase family protein: IGLGSTVVGALVGLLGFGLFLWLYQFRVFDFGEQWWTVWWAWPLCFVLDDLAYYWSHRFGHRVRWFWASHVNHHSSQHYNLSTALRQSWTGFLTLGFVFTLPLVLLGFHPVMIAICGGFNLIYQFWIHTEAIDRMPRW